The following are from one region of the Periophthalmus magnuspinnatus isolate fPerMag1 chromosome 5, fPerMag1.2.pri, whole genome shotgun sequence genome:
- the abhd14a gene encoding protein ABHD14A encodes MNFLRNRIVVLGLVLLATLLLYLLLPAIRQGSMEPSLEAQKLGLSATSPPLVPSVNVSIRTGQLPGDPPLFFREALPVDAAGRQILPRLQIVMLHGQAFTSKTWEELGTMSILATHGYQTLAVDLPGYGKSPDSESLKTDQSRVDLLSRFMESLGVRSAVLVSPSMSGHYSIPFLMKNSAKLQAFIPIAPVGTRSYTPQQYQNIQTPTLIVFGTLDTNLGAQSHKNLLQLPHASVLKLEGARHACYMDKPKEFHQGLIDFLRNV; translated from the exons ATGAATTTTCTGCGTAATCGTATTGTTGTTCTGGGCCTGGTTCTACTGGCCACATTActgctgtacctgctgctgCCAGCCATTCGTCAAGGAAGTATGGAGCCTTCACTGGAGGCACAGAAGTTGGGACTCTCAGCCACCTCTCCTCCACTAGTGCCGAGCGTCAATGTGTCTATTCGCACTGGACAGCTGCCTGGAGACCCCCCTTTGTTTTTTAGAGAGGCATTACCTGTAGATGCTGCTGGTCGGCAAATATTACCTAG GTTACAGATTGTTATGCTGCATGGCCAGGCCTTCACCTCCAAAACTTGGGAAGAACTGGGAACAATGTCCATACTGGCTACTCATGGATATCAGACTCTGGCTGTGGATCTGCCAG GCTACGGAAAATCGCCTGACTCGGAGTCCCTGAAGACAGACCAGAGTCGGGTGGACCTTCTCTCTCGCTTCATGGAGTCTTTGGGGGTCAGGTCTGCAGTGCTTGTGAGCCCCTCCATGAGTGGACACTACTCCATTCCattcctcatgaaaaacagtgCAAAACTACAAGCATTTATTCCTATAGCACCTGTTGGAACCAGAAGTTATACTCCACAGCAGTACCAAAATATCCAG ACTCCCACTCTGATTGTGTTTGGGACGTTGGACACAAATCTGGGTGCACAATCGCACAAAAACCTGCTGCAGCTTCCACATGCATCTGTACTTAAGCTGGAAGGAGCTCGTCATGCCTGCTACATGGACAAGCCCAAAGAGTTTCACCAGGGATTGATTGACTTCCTCAGaaatgtttaa
- the hyal2b gene encoding hyaluronidase-2: MELFLTIVVLLSCPWIIVLCSADPKQTRWPLYSRKPLILVWNAPTEDCTPRHRVTLSLDQFYIVASPNEGFVRQNLTIFYKERLGLYPYYERGRTAVNGGLPQLASLTQHYEKMPEGVQKYIREAEAKGLAVIDWEEWRPLWIRNWDIKDVYRNKSREQVALKNPTWSPEQVAKVAQQEFELSARKFMLETLKYAKNLRPNQLWGFYLFPDCYNHDYRSGLENYTGTCPELEVTRNDQLNWLWIECTALYPSIYMGSTLRSTKYGRLFVRNRVKEAMRVASVGKGLTRPVFVYTRPTYINQTTPLSEMDLVSTIGESVALGAAGVIFWGDTSYASSAASCSSLNKYLMGSLGHYLLNVSTAAELCSESLCKSRGRCLRKEPDQDVYLHLSPSSYSIVSVSGQLKVNKASGETELTHFRKHFQCQCYTGYRGEGCTQREGRRNKAPSVMGGWHLCFMLPLGLLALLH, from the exons ATGGAGCTATTTCTCACCATTGTGGTCCTTCTGTCCTGTCCATGGATCATTGTCCTGTGCTCAGCTGACCCCAAGCAGACAAGATGGCCTTTATATTCAAGAAAGCCTCTTATTCTTGTCTGGAATGCTCCCACAGAGGACTGTACCCCCCGCCACCGTGTAACTCTATCTTTGGATCAGTTTTATATTGTTGCATCTCCCAATGAAGGTTTTGTTCGACAAAACCTCACCATTTTTTACAAGGAGCGTCTTGGTTTGTATCCCTACTATGAGCGAGGACGGACCGCAGTCAATGGCGGGCTCCCACAATTGGCCAGCCTCACTCAGCATTATGAAAAGATGCCTGAGGGGGTACAGAAGTACATACGTGAGGCTGAGGCCAAAGGGCTCGCTGTCATTGACTGGGAAGAATGGCGGCCTCTTTGGATCAGAAACTGGGACATCAAAGATGTCTATCGAAATAAGTCCAGAGAACAGGTCGCACTGAAAAATCCAACATGGAGCCCTGAACAAGTAGCCAAAGTGGCTCAACAAGAGTTTGAACTGTCAGCTCGTAAATTCATGCTTGAGACTCTAAAATATGCCAAAAACCTGAGACCCAATCAACTCTGGGGCTTCTATTTGTTTCCAGACTGTTACAACCATGATTATAGGAGTGGTCTGGAGAACTACACAGGGACCTGTCCTGAACTGGAAGTGACCCGCAATGACCAGCTCAACTGGCTATGGATTGAATGCACTGCACTTTACCCCTCCATTTACATGGGCTCTACCCTGCGTTCAACCAAATACGGGCGACTCTTTGTGCGAAACCGAGTGAAGGAGGCGATGCGTGTGGCGTCTGTTGGAAAGGGTTTAACACGGCCAGTTTTTGTTTACACCAGGCCCACGTACATCAATCAGACGACCCCTCTCTCTGAG ATGGATCTGGTCTCCACTATTGGGGAAAGTGTGGCTCTGGGAGCAGCGGGTGTTATATTCTGGGGAGACACATCTTATGCCAGTAGCGCT GCCAGCTGCTCTAGTCTAAATAAGTATCTCATGGGCTCATTAGGGCATTACCTTCTGAATGTGTCTACAGCAGCAGAACTATGCAGCGAGAGCCTGTGTAAATCCCGAGGTCGCTGCCTTCGTAAAGAGCCTGATCAAGACGTGTATCTACATCTCAGCCCCTCCAGCTACAGCATCGTCAGTGTGAGCGGCCAGTTAAAGGTGAACAAAGCCTCAGGAGAGACTGAGCTGACACACTTCCGTAAACATTTCCAGTGCCAGTGCTACACCGGGTACAGGGGTGAGGGCTGCACTCAGAGGGAGGGAAGACGGAATAAAGCCCCCTCTGTGATGGGGGGCTGGCACCTCTGCTTCATGCTCCCTCTAGGGCTCCTTGCTCTACTGCACTGA